The Alphaproteobacteria bacterium region TCTGCTCGCGAGCGCCGTTCCGGCCAGTGCCGGCGACGGTCTCGATGTCGTGCGCGATACGCGCGGCGGCGTTGTCACCAGCGCCAACGGCAACTGCGTCCGCACCAAGTGGATGACGGACAACAGCATTTGCGGCGCCATGGGCCGCGAAAACCACGTGGTTTACTTCGGCTTCAACAAGTCTTCGCTTTCCGCCGACGCCAAGGCCAGCCTTGATGCGCTTGCGGCTCAAATGCAGGGCAGCGAAAAGGTGACGGGCGCCAAGATCTATGGCTATGCCGACCGTATCGGCAACCCGGCCTACAACGAAGCGCTTTCGATGAAGCGTGCCAAGGCGGTGCAGAGCTACCTGTCGAAGAAGGGCGTCGTGAACTCGCGCGTCACCCAGACCCGCTGGTTCGGCGAAAACGTTCCCGCCACCAACTGCTCGGATGCGCTTTCGCATGCCGCGCTGGTCGCGTGCCTTGCGCCCGACCGCCGCGTCGAAATCGAATTCGAATACGCGATGTAATTCCGGAGCGTCCGTCCCGCAGGGACGGCGCGCGGTTAAACACAGGACGGCCGCCCGCGGGAAACCGGGGCGGCCGTTTTGCATTTGCCGTATTTTTGTGATTTTCGATTGCGCGGCGCTATGCGGGACGTATCAATGTAGTGATGCGGCGCAACGGCCGGACAATCATGGTTAATGTCGCCGCGCGCGCAAGAAAATTATAGT contains the following coding sequences:
- a CDS encoding OmpA family protein; translated protein: MELVMIKLPLGSIIMAGMLLLASAVPASAGDGLDVVRDTRGGVVTSANGNCVRTKWMTDNSICGAMGRENHVVYFGFNKSSLSADAKASLDALAAQMQGSEKVTGAKIYGYADRIGNPAYNEALSMKRAKAVQSYLSKKGVVNSRVTQTRWFGENVPATNCSDALSHAALVACLAPDRRVEIEFEYAM